A window of Clostridium botulinum BKT015925 contains these coding sequences:
- a CDS encoding YdcF family protein, whose translation MKDIKGKLGYLLGIISILYYIGLGRFSGIIGFHMIWLFLGVFVIVFQRFKERILKFYKKINIKFRTVIIFFIVIGLSSFILIEGLIIHSAISKTTDEKKYMIVLGAAVHGDYMSLILKKRMDTTLEYLKKYPNTKIIVSGGKGPGELITEAEAMKRYLIQNGINHDQIIKEEKSRNTAENFKYSLEILKQREKKDNPSVCVVTTDFHMFRAKFLAKRAGINVHAVPSKGYLSSAPNYYIREYFAVIHSFICDNAK comes from the coding sequence TTGAAAGATATAAAAGGTAAATTAGGTTATTTATTAGGGATAATAAGTATTTTATATTATATAGGTTTAGGTAGGTTTTCAGGAATAATAGGATTTCATATGATTTGGTTGTTCTTAGGTGTTTTTGTTATAGTATTTCAAAGATTTAAAGAGCGAATTTTAAAATTCTATAAAAAAATAAATATTAAGTTTAGAACAGTGATAATATTTTTTATAGTTATAGGATTAAGTTCATTTATTCTTATAGAAGGTCTAATAATTCATTCCGCAATATCCAAGACAACTGATGAAAAAAAATATATGATTGTATTGGGGGCAGCTGTTCATGGAGATTATATGTCATTAATATTAAAGAAAAGAATGGATACCACATTAGAGTATTTGAAAAAATATCCAAATACAAAAATAATTGTATCAGGTGGAAAAGGACCTGGTGAGTTAATTACAGAAGCAGAAGCTATGAAAAGATATTTGATTCAAAATGGTATAAATCATGACCAAATTATAAAAGAAGAGAAATCAAGAAATACTGCAGAAAACTTTAAGTATTCTTTAGAAATATTGAAGCAAAGAGAAAAAAAGGATAATCCATCAGTATGTGTAGTTACAACGGATTTTCATATGTTTAGAGCAAAGTTTTTAGCAAAAAGAGCAGGGATTAATGTCCATGCAGTACCATCAAAAGGTTATTTATCATCAGCACCTAATTATTATATTAGAGAATACTTTGCAGTTATACATTCATTTATTTGTGATAATGCAAAGTAA
- a CDS encoding YitT family protein, whose amino-acid sequence MKNLFRDIGLLVIGCLIYSLYISVLLVPNNIGTGGLTGISLGLKHLFNLPIGLTTLCLNIPLFIFGYSLLGKSFAIKSGIIVVISSFMIDFMNSAFHFKPIGDLLTATIFTGVISGLSMAILFMGGASTGGLDISGKMIKRKFPSFPLTKILLSQDILIYIFLSLTLGPRSVMYAIIMSFVRSKTIDAVQEGIASSRQCIIISENPEPIIESIKTKLGRGVTLLDAYGCYSHTDKKFIYVVVQKIQLNSLKSIVNSIDPHAFVTVSSVNDIQGNFKQKSLSI is encoded by the coding sequence ATGAAAAATTTATTTAGAGATATAGGATTACTTGTTATAGGTTGTCTTATATACTCACTTTATATTTCCGTTCTTTTAGTCCCGAACAATATTGGTACAGGTGGACTCACTGGAATTTCATTAGGTTTAAAACATCTTTTTAACCTTCCAATCGGCTTAACAACCCTTTGCTTGAATATTCCTCTGTTTATTTTTGGATATAGTTTACTCGGTAAAAGTTTTGCGATTAAGAGTGGTATTATAGTTGTAATTTCTTCATTCATGATAGATTTTATGAACTCTGCTTTTCATTTTAAGCCTATAGGTGACTTACTAACCGCTACTATATTTACAGGTGTAATTTCAGGATTATCAATGGCTATATTATTTATGGGAGGAGCTTCTACCGGAGGACTTGATATATCCGGAAAAATGATAAAACGTAAGTTTCCATCATTCCCTTTAACTAAAATTTTGCTATCTCAAGATATTTTAATATATATCTTTTTATCATTAACCTTAGGACCTCGTTCAGTAATGTATGCAATTATTATGAGTTTTGTAAGATCTAAAACTATTGACGCTGTACAAGAAGGCATTGCCTCTTCAAGACAATGCATTATAATTTCAGAAAATCCTGAACCTATAATAGAATCTATAAAAACAAAATTAGGTAGAGGTGTTACCCTTTTAGATGCTTATGGCTGCTACTCCCATACAGATAAAAAATTTATATATGTTGTAGTACAAAAAATACAGCTTAACTCTTTAAAATCTATCGTAAATAGCATTGATCCACATGCTTTTGTAACAGTTTCATCAGTAAATGATATTCAAGGAAATTTTAAACAAAAATCACTTTCAATATAA
- a CDS encoding type 1 glutamine amidotransferase, translating to MELNICHMYPDLLNVYGDVGNILILRYRARNRGIKTNVFNVSLNDKFDPKKYDIVFFGGGQDYEQSIVSNDLKKNKKSSIIEYIESNKVFLSVCGGYQLLGKYYVTPSGEELEGLNALDIYTTSGKKRFIGNTVIYNKEFKETYVGFENHSGKTYIGSLKPLGKVLLGFGNNGEDHSEGCIYKNTFCTYFHGSLLSKNPELADRLISLALKNKYGKFSLPKLDDTYELKAKEFIIKRELS from the coding sequence TTGGAACTTAATATCTGTCATATGTATCCTGATCTTCTTAATGTTTATGGTGATGTAGGAAATATATTAATTTTAAGATATAGAGCTAGAAATAGAGGTATTAAAACTAATGTATTTAATGTCTCACTTAATGATAAATTTGATCCTAAAAAATACGATATTGTATTTTTTGGCGGTGGTCAGGATTATGAACAATCTATAGTATCTAACGACTTAAAGAAAAACAAGAAATCTAGCATTATTGAATACATAGAATCAAATAAAGTATTTTTATCTGTATGTGGTGGATATCAATTACTTGGAAAATACTATGTAACTCCATCTGGTGAAGAATTAGAAGGATTAAATGCTTTAGATATATATACAACTTCTGGAAAAAAAAGATTTATAGGAAATACCGTAATATATAATAAAGAATTCAAAGAAACTTATGTAGGATTTGAAAACCATTCGGGCAAGACATATATTGGATCTTTAAAACCTCTCGGTAAAGTTCTTTTGGGCTTTGGAAATAATGGAGAAGATCATTCAGAAGGATGTATATACAAAAATACTTTTTGTACTTACTTTCATGGATCATTACTTTCTAAAAATCCCGAATTAGCTGATAGACTAATTTCTTTAGCCTTAAAAAACAAATACGGTAAATTTTCACTTCCTAAATTAGATGATACCTATGAACTAAAAGCAAAAGAATT
- a CDS encoding CapA family protein, giving the protein MNTQRINKKKHKSKKLKRIIIFFSFVFILGFLGGNITHKVYSLFKVTSHPKNTSSNTNSSLELSSKGKESKTSSNGQASSFKKSEEILLSSVGDCTLGRDDKYSYEGSLPHVLKQHNNDYSYVFKNVNSIFKNDDITIANFEGTLTTSNAKAVKRFTFKAPMEYAKILTSANIEGVNLSNNHIKDYLEQGFEDTKIALKKENINFFGEDNIWIKEIRGIKFGFLGYKGFSDTPDLLEKIKNDIDKLKKQNCIVIINFHWGNEGNYTPNTTQQNIAHYSIDNGADLIIGHHPHVLQGIEKYNNKLIFYSMGNFAFGGNKNPRDKDSIITQIKFKISDSTLKSYDFKIIPCKISSVNYKNDYCPTPAQGNEKSNILNKINNLSKKLNLDINIDGNFNTVSME; this is encoded by the coding sequence ATGAACACACAAAGGATTAATAAAAAAAAACATAAATCTAAAAAATTAAAAAGAATTATTATTTTCTTTTCTTTCGTCTTTATATTAGGATTTTTAGGTGGAAATATTACTCACAAAGTATACTCTTTATTTAAGGTAACCTCTCATCCTAAAAATACATCATCTAACACTAATTCTTCTTTAGAATTATCATCTAAAGGTAAAGAAAGCAAAACCTCTTCTAATGGACAAGCTAGTTCTTTTAAAAAATCAGAAGAAATTTTACTTTCATCAGTAGGTGATTGTACTCTTGGAAGAGATGATAAATATTCTTATGAAGGTTCTCTTCCTCATGTATTAAAACAACATAATAATGACTACTCATATGTTTTTAAAAATGTAAATTCTATATTTAAAAATGATGATATAACCATAGCTAATTTTGAAGGTACACTTACTACTTCTAATGCCAAAGCTGTAAAAAGATTTACTTTCAAAGCCCCTATGGAGTACGCTAAAATTTTAACTTCTGCAAATATAGAGGGAGTGAATCTATCCAATAATCATATAAAAGATTATTTAGAACAAGGATTTGAGGACACTAAGATAGCTCTAAAAAAAGAAAACATTAATTTTTTTGGGGAAGATAATATATGGATAAAAGAAATACGTGGCATAAAATTTGGATTTTTAGGATATAAAGGATTTTCTGATACTCCAGATTTATTAGAAAAAATCAAGAATGATATTGATAAATTAAAGAAACAAAATTGTATAGTCATAATTAACTTTCATTGGGGAAATGAAGGAAATTATACACCAAATACAACTCAACAAAATATAGCTCATTATTCTATTGATAATGGAGCTGATCTTATAATAGGACACCATCCTCATGTACTTCAAGGCATCGAAAAATACAATAACAAACTTATATTTTATAGCATGGGCAACTTTGCCTTTGGAGGAAATAAAAACCCTAGAGATAAAGACTCTATTATAACTCAGATAAAATTTAAAATTAGTGATTCAACTTTAAAATCTTATGATTTTAAAATAATACCATGTAAAATTTCATCTGTTAATTATAAAAATGACTATTGTCCAACTCCAGCACAAGGAAATGAAAAATCTAATATTTTAAATAAAATTAATAACTTATCTAAAAAATTAAACTTAGATATTAATATCGATGGCAATTTTAATACAGTTTCTATGGAATAA
- a CDS encoding Mur ligase family protein, with the protein MFSKFIMNVSNLLYKGGTNFPGKVALKFNKNILGILSKNYKVILVTGTNGKTTTTSMIYTILKNNNFDVITNDTGANMYTGIISCFIKNFKFFSNSKIKYCVLEVDEANVKYITRYIHPEIITITNLFRDQLDRYGEVYSTLNKILDGIHNSPDSILVLNGDDSLFGNLNINNKTLYYGFDSPINTVSQPPLNADAKFCKICKHPYEYNFITYNHLGDFYCPNCGYKRPSLTYSINSIINLSSNGSKVKINNKDYYINQAGTYNIYNALCAFSVGKILGVKDSIICTTFKNLQSSFGRQELIKINNKNLKIILVKNPAGFDEALKSIKLDDKNKSLALLLNDNYADGKDVSWIWDVDFEDLNNNNIHNIMVSGIRLYDMGIRLKVAGFDEDLFCICHNYETLLDNIESCNDSMIYLLATYTAMTSFRKFLNNKGYIKKLW; encoded by the coding sequence ATGTTTTCAAAATTTATTATGAATGTCTCAAATTTATTATATAAAGGTGGTACAAATTTTCCAGGTAAAGTAGCTTTAAAATTTAATAAAAATATATTAGGTATACTTTCAAAAAATTACAAGGTTATTTTAGTTACTGGAACCAATGGGAAAACTACCACTACTAGTATGATTTACACTATACTAAAAAATAATAATTTTGATGTTATAACAAATGATACAGGTGCAAATATGTATACAGGGATTATATCTTGCTTTATTAAAAATTTTAAGTTTTTTTCCAACTCGAAGATTAAATACTGTGTTTTAGAAGTAGATGAAGCAAATGTAAAATATATCACCAGATATATACATCCTGAGATAATAACAATAACTAATCTATTTAGAGATCAATTAGACCGATATGGTGAAGTTTACTCAACTTTAAATAAAATTTTAGATGGAATACATAATTCTCCTGACTCTATCTTAGTTTTAAATGGTGACGATTCTTTATTTGGAAACTTAAATATTAACAATAAAACATTGTATTATGGATTTGATTCTCCTATTAACACTGTAAGTCAACCACCTTTAAATGCTGATGCTAAATTTTGCAAAATATGTAAACATCCTTATGAATATAACTTTATAACATATAACCATCTTGGAGATTTTTATTGTCCAAATTGCGGATACAAAAGGCCAAGTCTAACTTATTCAATCAATAGCATAATTAATTTATCATCTAATGGATCTAAAGTAAAAATCAATAATAAAGATTATTATATAAATCAAGCAGGTACTTATAACATTTATAATGCTCTTTGTGCATTTTCAGTAGGTAAAATACTTGGAGTAAAAGATTCTATTATATGTACTACCTTTAAAAATTTACAGAGTAGTTTTGGAAGACAAGAATTAATAAAAATTAACAATAAAAATCTTAAAATAATCTTAGTAAAAAATCCAGCTGGATTTGATGAAGCTTTAAAATCTATAAAACTCGATGATAAAAATAAAAGTTTAGCTTTACTTTTAAATGACAATTATGCAGATGGTAAAGATGTTTCTTGGATATGGGACGTGGATTTTGAAGATTTAAATAATAATAACATCCATAATATTATGGTATCAGGTATACGATTATATGATATGGGTATACGATTAAAAGTAGCAGGATTTGATGAAGATTTATTTTGTATATGTCATAATTACGAAACTCTTTTAGATAATATAGAAAGTTGTAACGATTCTATGATATATCTTTTAGCTACTTATACTGCTATGACAAGTTTTAGAAAATTTTTAAATAATAAAGGATATATAAAGAAATTATGGTGA